In Sorghum bicolor cultivar BTx623 chromosome 8, Sorghum_bicolor_NCBIv3, whole genome shotgun sequence, one genomic interval encodes:
- the LOC8063240 gene encoding transcription factor SPT20 homolog, producing MDDAANPAPPPSTSTAASAAAAAAQHQQLQRQLFLMQQAQSHPQQLSQQAMSRFPSNIDAHLRPLGPVRFQQPQQPQPQPQPQPSHSQGPSQSPLQAAQQASPQQQQQAAAAQAQAQVARVRSPEMEMALQDAMRVCNPDVKTPFQSIEDVVNRLLPYHVVADYEAEEDDRILDSDTTGQIPSRLQQWDHNILVKIAEFTTTFDKQVLAYNIMTKKRAIGEFRSEERLMLEQALLQEEKQAMLGLRAEMESREKAGREAAEVKMRMAMEHARAEAQAHSEMLNHGPIRASVVASQGDNGPSHEMVQEHGEDGWRNSQRDDEEPSEDFLNDENEPENGNSDGHEDWRRSGELDLNSR from the exons ATGGACGACGCAGCGAATCCCGCCCCTCCACCGTCCACCTCCACTGCTGCAtccgcggcggccgcggccgcgcagCACCAGCAGCTCCAGCGCCAACTCTTCCTAATGCAGCAGGCGCAGTCCCACCCGCAGCAGCTGTCGCAGCAGGCCATGTCCCGCTTCCCCTCCAACATCGACGCTCACCTCCGCCCCCTAGGCCCGGTTCGCTTCCAACAGCCTCAGCAGCCCCAGCCCCAGCCCCAGCCCCAGCCGTCCCACTCCCAGGGTCCATCTCAGTCACCGTTGCAGGCCGCGCAGCAGGCGTcgccccagcagcagcagcaggcggcggcggcgcaggcaCAGGCACAGGTGGCGCGGGTACGAAGCCCCGAGATGGAGATGGCGCTGCAGGACGCCATGCGGGTCTGCAACCCAGACGTCAAGACGCCCTTCCAGTCCATCGAGGACGTTGTCAACAG GTTATTGCCTTACCATGTTGTTGCCGACTATGAGGCTGAAGAAGATGACAGAATCCTTGATAGTGATACAACAGGCCAGATTCCTTCTCGTCTGCAGCAATGGGATCATAACATTCTGGTGAAGATTGCTGAGTTCACGACGACATTTGACAAGCAAGTATTGGCATATAACATAATGACAAAGAAAAGGGCCATTGGTGAGTTCAGGTCAGAGGAGCGGCTCATGCTAGAGCAAGCCTTGTTACAGGAGGAAAAGCAGGCTATGCTGGGACTAAGAGCAGAGATGGAGTCGAGAGAGAAAGCTGGTCGTGAGGCTGCTGAAGTGAAGATGCGTATGGCAATGGAGCATGCTCGTGCTGAGGCACAAGCTCACTCTGAGATGTTGAATCATGGTCCTATAAGGGCCAGTGTTGTTGCTTCTCAAGGGGACAATGGTCCGAGTCATGAAATGGTGCAAGAACATGGTGAAGATGGGTGGAGAAATTCTCAGAGGGATGATGAAGAGCCATCTGAGGATTTCCTCAATGATGAGAACGAACCTGAGAATGGGAACTCAGATGGGCATGAGGACTGGCGCAGATCTGGGGAGCTTGATCTGAACTCTAGGTAA